The nucleotide sequence TTGAGAGGCAGGTGCTCGGGAAACGCAACGTCGTGATCGCGCAGCACGAGCCGCGTGCCGTGCTGCGCCAGCGCGTTGGAACCGCTGAAGCGATCCCAGTTGGCGATCAGGTAGTCGAAGACCAGCATGTTGCTGATGTCCCGCGCAAGCACTCGCCGGTTCTCCGGCACGACGCCGTCTACGGCGAGCCACCCCGACCACTCACGGATTCCCTGGCGCCTGTCGATCCCGATATCCCGCAAGTCAGGCACCCAGTACATGGCTGCGCCGGTCAGCGCCTGCTCCTGTCCGAGCTCGAGCTGCTGTTCGATCGCGGGCCAGCGATCGTCTGGCTTGAGCCTTTGCTTGATCAACCCGATCGGCAGCCGGCGACCGATGGCTGGAACCACGTTGCGCAGGCCGAGGCAGCGCGCGAGGCGGTAGGCGGCGATCTCGGCGAACGCCGCGCGGCGGCGGGTTCTTGACGAAGGCTTGAAGGCAGCAGCGATCCTAGGGAGTGTCTTCAAGATCGGACCGAGAGCCCGAGGATGATCGGAATCGTGGGTTTTTTCGCCCTGACGAGGCAACGTGGTGCATGGTTGAGGAGCGGCGGGAGACCCCACGGTTTCGAGGGCTTCGGGATCGACGGCAGCACGTTGAAGACACCTCCTGGCGCCGAGCGCGACCCGGAACACAACCGAGGTGGTTCCCACAGGCTTGAATACGCGAGCGGGTGCGGTCCGAAGCTCTTCAAGCAGAGCGTCTTCGTCGAGGCCGGTGTCCGCGAACAGTCGCCTTTCGCTGCTGCACCCTAAAGGCTGCGCTTCGACAGGCGCGGGCGGCTTGGCGGCCGGCCGGAGTTGGTCCCTGGGTAGCGGCAGCTCGAGCTCGCGTTGTGCGGCCAGCGTCTCCGGCTGCGCTGCTGTAGCTGCAAGGGGCTGGTCGGTCGATTTCGTGGCGGGCCGTGCCGGTTCGCTGGCGCAGGATACGACCAGCTCCAGGAGCAAGCATGGCAGGCCTCGCCATGTGGTGAGAGGGCGATTCATCGGCGACGTTCGGTCGCGCGTTTTTGGATTTCCGCGCGTGCTGCCCGCGCCCCCAGCACAAAGCCGATGGCAATCCCGAGCAGTAGGATTCCTGGAATGTAGAGGATGTGCGCGACCGAAGGCATGGCCCGCTCTGGCTAGTCGCTACCAGCGCCGCCTCGGATCCGGCCCGAAGCCTCCCCAAGAAGCTGCTCCAGGCGCTTCAGTTCACGTTCAGCACGCAGGTACAGGCGAGACAGTCGCAGCACGTACAGCAGCAATAGGATCCATACCGTTGCATAGGCGGCCAGGAGCAAGGCCCCCCCGGGCACGTCCTCCTGGGTCGGGCCTTCGACCGCCACAAAACCCGCTGCGCGCTGGTCTTGCACGTCCTGCTGCGTCTGCGCGGGCCTTGCCTGATCGTCCTGCTGCGCTTGCGCGATGGCGCCGGGCAACGTGCGGCTCGCGCCTCCTGCAACAAGCAGCACCCATAGCACGGCGCCGCCAAACGCGCGGCCACGGCAAGCTCTGTTGTTCGTCGCTGTCATCGTCACCCGTGTGCTAGCCCGCATCGGCTAGTACGCCTTGCCCTCCGCCAGGCCGAGCTCAGCTGCTTCCAGCTCGAGCTCGCGCAGCCGTTGCCGCGAGCGTTCCGCTCGGGTACGCAGCCAGATGAGCAAGCCAACGACGCAGAGCATCAGCACGAAGCCCCCTGCGAGCGCCGGCTGCATATCGGGAGCCAGACCCTGGCCGCGTCCCGTGATCACCGTGGGGTGGGTGCCGCGCCACAGCTGGACGCTGTAATGAATAATGAACAAGTTGGGGATCGCGACGATGGCCAAGCCGGCCGCGAAGCGGCGCTCCGCATCGCCGGCGCCCTCGAAGCCTCGCAGGACGAGATAGGACATGAAGATGAGCCCGGCCAGCAAGGTGGTGGTCAGTCGTGGATCCCAGGTCCAGTACAC is from Pseudomonadota bacterium and encodes:
- a CDS encoding cytochrome c biogenesis protein: MTGPGQAKDAKAAAMRPDRGPGWTGGFGALSLFTCCVLCLTLWAIFVHAPIEQRMGIVQKIFYFHVPSATAMYVGFGLSALASIAYLIKRSPHWDALAVASAEVGTLFCAIVLTTGPIWARKAWGVYWTWDPRLTTTLLAGLIFMSYLVLRGFEGAGDAERRFAAGLAIVAIPNLFIIHYSVQLWRGTHPTVITGRGQGLAPDMQPALAGGFVLMLCVVGLLIWLRTRAERSRQRLRELELEAAELGLAEGKAY
- a CDS encoding CcmD family protein, translating into MTATNNRACRGRAFGGAVLWVLLVAGGASRTLPGAIAQAQQDDQARPAQTQQDVQDQRAAGFVAVEGPTQEDVPGGALLLAAYATVWILLLLYVLRLSRLYLRAERELKRLEQLLGEASGRIRGGAGSD